Below is a genomic region from Zavarzinella sp..
CCGAACGGGTCCGCGATTGAGCAGAGTCGCGGAATGGATAAGAAGCGATTCCTGCTCCCATCGCTTGTTAGGCCGCCTGCGGCGGTCACCTTTACTATACGCTCAATCGCAGATACGGTTAGCCGGCGGGATGCCGACATTTCGAGCATTTGATACCCTCAATGAGAGTAAGAGCCTTGTCGAGGTTAGCCGAAATCTCATCGACGAGCGCATCGACCTCCACACCAGTGAAGACTTGGTTGACTTCGTCGAGCGTGACCCCCGCGGCGCTTGCACCGTTGGAACCATAATTGACTTTGAGCGCCGCCAACTGGGATCGAACTAGCCGCACATCCGCTGGGTCGGGCTCCCCTCGGTAGAGCAACAAGAAGGACGCGATGTGGATCGGACTGAAGTCGTAGGCATCGATCCCGCAGCACTCGGCAACGCAGATGGTCTGACATCGGGCAAAGAGACCAGATAGTGGAT
It encodes:
- a CDS encoding DUF6331 family protein, with the translated sequence MKLEHPLSGLFARCQTICVAECCGIDAYDFSPIHIASFLLLYRGEPDPADVRLVRSQLAALKVNYGSNGASAAGVTLDEVNQVFTGVEVDALVDEISANLDKALTLIEGIKCSKCRHPAG